One stretch of Clavibacter michiganensis DNA includes these proteins:
- a CDS encoding sigma-70 family RNA polymerase sigma factor — MTMTPTRPTAAETTSDTELDQVESIRPVDPYADSDLPEPSLVTPGASTDAVKDYLRQIGRVPLLTAEQEVTVARRIEVGVLSQEVLDTRTDLTPAERREYQTLAQDGMRAKQHLVNANLRLVVSIAKRYTGRGLPFLDLIQEGNMGLVRAVEKFDYQAGFKFSTYASWWIKQSITRGMADTSRTIRIPVHTVEHINRINAVQRELAVELGRDPSMEEIARESDTPVTKVRYLLDRAQEPMSLQVLVGGSGGDGDTEMADLIEDADVTQPIDVVTQQLMAAHVMRLIDGLAERDAEVVRMRFGLAGLEPRSLAFVSQQLGVTRERVRQIEKKVLAKLRIPELETYIRG; from the coding sequence ATGACGATGACACCGACCCGGCCCACGGCCGCCGAGACCACCTCCGACACCGAGCTCGACCAGGTCGAGTCCATCCGCCCCGTCGATCCGTACGCGGACTCCGACCTCCCCGAGCCGTCGCTCGTCACGCCGGGCGCGAGCACCGACGCCGTCAAGGACTACCTCCGCCAGATCGGCCGCGTGCCGCTGCTCACCGCCGAGCAGGAGGTGACCGTGGCCCGCCGCATCGAGGTGGGCGTGCTGTCGCAGGAGGTCCTCGACACCCGCACCGACCTCACCCCGGCCGAGCGCCGCGAGTACCAGACGCTCGCGCAGGACGGGATGCGCGCCAAGCAGCACCTCGTCAACGCGAACCTGCGCCTTGTCGTCAGCATCGCCAAGCGCTACACGGGCCGCGGGCTGCCGTTCCTGGACCTGATCCAGGAGGGCAACATGGGCCTCGTCCGGGCCGTCGAGAAGTTCGACTACCAGGCCGGCTTCAAGTTCTCGACCTACGCGTCGTGGTGGATCAAGCAGTCCATCACCCGCGGCATGGCCGACACGAGCCGCACGATCCGCATCCCGGTGCACACGGTCGAGCACATCAACCGGATCAACGCCGTGCAGCGCGAGCTCGCGGTGGAGCTCGGCCGCGACCCCTCCATGGAGGAGATCGCGCGCGAGTCCGACACCCCGGTCACCAAGGTGCGCTACCTGCTCGACCGCGCGCAGGAGCCCATGTCGCTGCAGGTCCTCGTGGGCGGCAGCGGCGGCGACGGCGACACCGAGATGGCCGACCTCATCGAGGACGCCGACGTCACGCAGCCCATCGACGTGGTGACGCAGCAGCTCATGGCCGCGCACGTCATGCGCCTCATCGACGGGCTCGCCGAGCGCGACGCCGAGGTCGTGCGGATGCGCTTCGGCCTCGCCGGCCTCGAGCCGCGCTCGCTCGCCTTCGTCAGCCAGCAGCTCGGGGTGACGCGGGAGCGCGTGCGCCAGATCGAGAAGAAGGTGCTCGCGAAGCTCCGCATCCCCGAGCTGGAGACGTACATCCGCGGCTGA
- a CDS encoding 1,4-dihydroxy-2-naphthoyl-CoA synthase, which yields MVKQVSDIHDPTRWRDVPLAEGFTDITYHHDLTGRIARIAFDRPEVRNAFRPRTVDELYQALDDARQDPRIGVVLLTGNGPSPKDGGWAFCSGGDQRIRGRDGYKYAEGETAEGVDPARAGRLHILEVQRLIRFMPKVVIAVVPGWAAGGGHSLHVVCDLTIASAEHGRFKQTDADVGSFDGGYGSAYFARQVGQKAAREVFFLAEEHSAQRMYEMGAVNRVVPHAELEATALGWAETILGKSPTAIRMLKFAFNAVDDGMVGQQVFAGEATRLAYGTDEAVEGRDSFLEKRAPDWSPFPWQF from the coding sequence ATGGTGAAGCAGGTCTCCGACATCCACGATCCCACCCGTTGGCGCGACGTCCCCCTCGCGGAGGGCTTCACCGACATCACGTACCACCACGACCTCACCGGCCGCATCGCCCGCATCGCGTTCGACCGGCCCGAGGTGCGCAACGCCTTCCGCCCGCGCACGGTCGACGAGCTGTACCAGGCGCTCGACGACGCCCGGCAGGATCCGCGCATCGGCGTCGTGCTCCTCACCGGCAACGGCCCGAGCCCGAAGGACGGCGGATGGGCGTTCTGCAGCGGCGGCGACCAGCGGATCCGCGGGCGCGACGGCTACAAGTACGCGGAGGGCGAGACCGCGGAGGGCGTCGACCCGGCGCGCGCCGGACGCCTGCACATCCTCGAGGTGCAGCGGCTCATCCGCTTCATGCCGAAGGTCGTCATCGCGGTCGTCCCCGGCTGGGCCGCCGGCGGCGGGCACTCCCTGCACGTCGTGTGCGACCTCACGATCGCCTCGGCCGAGCACGGCCGCTTCAAGCAGACCGACGCCGACGTCGGCTCATTCGACGGCGGCTACGGATCCGCGTACTTCGCCCGCCAGGTCGGCCAGAAGGCCGCGCGCGAGGTGTTCTTCCTCGCCGAGGAGCACAGCGCGCAGCGCATGTACGAGATGGGTGCCGTGAACCGCGTCGTGCCGCACGCCGAGCTCGAGGCGACCGCGCTGGGGTGGGCCGAGACGATCCTCGGGAAGTCGCCCACCGCGATCCGCATGCTCAAGTTCGCGTTCAACGCGGTGGACGACGGCATGGTCGGCCAGCAGGTGTTCGCGGGGGAGGCCACGCGCCTCGCCTACGGCACCGACGAGGCCGTCGAGGGGCGCGACTCCTTCCTCGAGAAGCGCGCGCCCGACTGGTCGCCGTTCCCGTGGCAGTTCTGA
- a CDS encoding TlpA family protein disulfide reductase: protein MPGISRRTILAAAASTALGAFALSGCTEDPLAAEFKAGDNKRYIAGDGTFTEVPLAERAAPVDFSGTLSDGTEITSADYRGSVTVINFWYAECPPCRLEAKDLQAASQEHAPDGVKFLGVNTRDQRPNVDSFDKTYGITYPSVLDVEDTSMQLAFAGTIAPNAVPATIILDRQGRVASRVLGQIDPGVLRTLVKDTVAEAAG from the coding sequence ATGCCCGGCATCAGCCGCCGCACCATCCTCGCCGCCGCCGCATCCACCGCGCTCGGCGCGTTCGCCCTCTCGGGCTGCACCGAGGACCCGCTCGCCGCCGAGTTCAAGGCCGGCGACAACAAGCGCTACATCGCCGGCGACGGCACGTTCACCGAGGTCCCGCTCGCCGAGCGCGCGGCTCCCGTGGACTTCTCCGGCACCCTGTCGGACGGCACGGAGATCACCTCAGCCGACTACCGGGGCTCCGTCACGGTGATCAACTTCTGGTACGCCGAGTGCCCGCCCTGCCGCCTCGAGGCGAAGGACCTGCAGGCCGCGAGCCAGGAGCACGCGCCGGACGGCGTGAAGTTCCTCGGCGTCAACACCCGCGACCAGCGGCCGAACGTCGACTCCTTCGACAAGACGTACGGCATCACCTACCCGTCCGTCCTCGACGTCGAGGACACGTCCATGCAGCTCGCGTTCGCCGGCACCATCGCGCCGAACGCCGTGCCCGCCACCATCATCCTCGACCGCCAGGGGCGCGTCGCCTCGCGCGTGCTCGGGCAGATCGACCCCGGTGTGCTCCGCACGCTGGTGAAGGACACCGTCGCCGAGGCGGCGGGGTAG
- a CDS encoding cytochrome c biogenesis CcdA family protein, protein MDQIQSVLSGQLLVAVPLALLAGLVSFASPCVLPLVPGYLGYIGGMAEAKGGSATRRRLLIGTALFVLGFSAVFIVTTLVSATAGFWLMRWQDVITRILGVVLIVMGLVFTGRLGFLQRQVKSSWRPATGLAGAPLLGVVFGIGWAPCIGPTLAVVISMSLTSADAGRGVLLGVAYCIGLGVPFLLVALGLGWMTRTVGFLRRHIRTVNLVGGALLVVTGVLMVSGLWSAWMLQLQGVIATYVPAI, encoded by the coding sequence GTGGACCAGATCCAGAGCGTCCTCTCCGGCCAGCTCCTCGTCGCGGTGCCGCTCGCGCTGCTCGCGGGCCTGGTCTCGTTCGCGTCGCCCTGCGTGCTGCCGCTCGTGCCCGGCTACCTCGGGTACATCGGCGGCATGGCCGAGGCGAAGGGCGGATCCGCGACGCGTCGCCGCCTGCTGATCGGCACGGCGCTGTTCGTGCTCGGCTTCTCCGCCGTCTTCATCGTCACCACGCTCGTCTCCGCCACGGCCGGGTTCTGGCTCATGCGCTGGCAGGACGTCATCACGCGCATCCTCGGCGTGGTCCTCATCGTCATGGGGCTCGTGTTCACGGGGCGGCTCGGCTTCCTGCAGCGGCAGGTGAAGAGCTCGTGGCGGCCGGCCACCGGCCTCGCGGGCGCGCCGCTCCTCGGCGTCGTGTTCGGCATCGGCTGGGCGCCCTGCATCGGCCCGACCCTCGCGGTCGTCATCTCCATGAGCCTCACCTCGGCCGACGCGGGCCGCGGCGTGCTGCTCGGGGTCGCCTACTGCATCGGGCTCGGCGTGCCGTTCCTGCTGGTGGCCCTCGGCCTCGGCTGGATGACGCGCACCGTCGGGTTCCTCCGCCGCCACATCCGCACCGTCAACCTCGTCGGGGGAGCGCTGCTCGTCGTCACCGGCGTGCTCATGGTCTCCGGCCTCTGGTCGGCGTGGATGCTCCAGCTCCAGGGGGTGATCGCCACGTATGTCCCGGCCATCTGA
- a CDS encoding CsbD family protein has product MSADDKAQNTGEKLAGKAEEAFGKLTGDDSKVAEGEAKQAGASAKQAGENVKDVFKK; this is encoded by the coding sequence ATGAGTGCGGATGACAAGGCCCAGAACACCGGCGAGAAGCTCGCGGGGAAGGCCGAGGAGGCCTTCGGGAAGCTGACCGGCGACGACAGCAAGGTCGCCGAGGGCGAAGCGAAGCAGGCCGGGGCAAGCGCCAAGCAGGCCGGCGAGAACGTGAAGGACGTCTTCAAGAAGTAG
- a CDS encoding AMP-binding protein, protein MRRLARLTASGADVVPLLRSALAGDGPALLARPVDAPVGAADPPPPAEVERRVALVVETSGTTSRPKRVALSADALLASAAASQAALGAPGQWILALPTHYIAGLQVLVRSIAAGTTPAVLAPGSFDPRAFAELAASLDARVARYTSLVPTQLHRLVEAAEGDPASGDARRVRDAVRRLDAILVGGQATPPHLVDRAAALGWRVVRTYGSSETAGGCVYDGVPVATAEVAVVDGQVELAGPMLAEGYLGDPAATDAAFGEHDGRRWYRTGDGGELVDGVLRITGRLDDVVISGGEKLRLAAVEEAVRSLAAWEPRLGEAVAVPGEHAGWGQRPVVFVPGVVDPGLAERVRRELAARLGRVAGSAVVRGVDALPTLPSGKPDRRALRALADADPRG, encoded by the coding sequence GTGAGGCGCCTCGCACGGCTGACCGCGTCCGGCGCCGACGTCGTGCCGCTCCTCCGTTCGGCGCTCGCGGGCGACGGCCCGGCGCTGCTCGCGCGACCGGTGGACGCGCCCGTGGGCGCCGCGGATCCGCCGCCGCCCGCCGAGGTCGAGCGCCGGGTCGCGCTGGTGGTCGAGACGAGCGGCACCACCTCCCGGCCCAAGCGCGTCGCGCTGTCGGCGGACGCGCTGCTGGCGAGCGCCGCCGCGTCGCAGGCGGCGCTCGGGGCGCCCGGCCAGTGGATCCTCGCGCTCCCCACCCACTACATCGCCGGCCTCCAGGTGCTCGTCCGCTCGATCGCCGCGGGGACGACACCGGCGGTCCTCGCGCCCGGGAGCTTCGACCCGCGCGCGTTCGCGGAGCTGGCCGCGTCGCTGGACGCGCGCGTCGCCCGCTACACGTCGCTCGTGCCGACCCAGCTGCACCGGCTGGTCGAGGCGGCGGAGGGCGACCCCGCCTCGGGCGACGCCCGCCGCGTCCGCGACGCGGTCCGACGCCTCGACGCGATCCTCGTGGGCGGCCAGGCGACGCCCCCGCACCTGGTCGACCGCGCGGCCGCGCTGGGGTGGCGCGTGGTGCGCACCTACGGATCCAGCGAGACCGCGGGTGGCTGCGTGTACGACGGCGTGCCGGTCGCGACGGCCGAGGTCGCGGTCGTCGACGGCCAGGTGGAGCTCGCGGGCCCGATGCTCGCCGAGGGCTACCTCGGCGATCCGGCCGCGACCGACGCGGCGTTCGGCGAGCACGACGGCCGCCGCTGGTACCGCACGGGCGACGGCGGCGAGCTGGTGGACGGCGTGCTGCGCATCACCGGGCGGCTCGACGACGTCGTGATCTCCGGGGGCGAGAAGCTGCGGCTGGCCGCGGTGGAGGAGGCGGTCCGATCGCTCGCGGCGTGGGAGCCGCGCCTCGGCGAGGCCGTCGCGGTGCCCGGCGAGCACGCGGGGTGGGGGCAGCGCCCGGTCGTCTTCGTGCCCGGCGTCGTGGATCCAGGGCTCGCGGAACGCGTGCGCCGCGAGCTCGCCGCGCGCCTCGGCCGCGTCGCGGGATCCGCCGTCGTCCGCGGGGTCGACGCCCTGCCGACGCTGCCCTCCGGCAAGCCGGACCGCCGGGCGCTGCGGGCGCTGGCCGACGCGGATCCGCGCGGCTGA
- a CDS encoding o-succinylbenzoate synthase, with translation MLPALDDLLATARVVALPLRTRFRGLDVREAVLIEGPLGWTEFSPFVEYDDAESAAWLAAAIDFGWTEPPAPLRDHVLVNATIPALPAEGVAEVLARFPGCRTAKVKVAERGTTLADDVARVAEVRRLLGPEGRVRIDANAAWNVDEAEHAIHALAEHDLEYVEQPCASVEELAELRERIRHLGVPVAADESVRKAEDPLRVARAGAADLLVIKAQPLGGIQRALRITRDAGLPVVVSSALDTSVGISMAAHLAAAIPELPHDCGLGTVSLFVEDVTTEPLVPVDGRIPVRRVTPDARLLDAQAADEERRDWWLDRIRRTHAVLARD, from the coding sequence ATGCTCCCCGCCCTGGACGACCTCCTCGCCACCGCCCGCGTCGTCGCCCTCCCCCTCCGCACGCGCTTCCGCGGCCTCGACGTGCGCGAGGCGGTGCTGATCGAGGGCCCGCTCGGGTGGACCGAGTTCTCGCCGTTCGTCGAGTACGACGACGCCGAGTCCGCGGCCTGGCTCGCGGCTGCGATCGACTTCGGCTGGACGGAGCCGCCCGCGCCGCTCCGCGACCACGTGCTCGTGAACGCCACGATCCCGGCGCTCCCGGCCGAGGGCGTCGCCGAGGTGCTGGCCCGGTTCCCCGGCTGCCGCACCGCGAAGGTCAAGGTCGCCGAGCGCGGCACGACGCTCGCGGACGACGTGGCGCGCGTCGCCGAGGTGCGCCGCCTGCTCGGCCCCGAGGGGCGGGTGCGGATCGACGCGAACGCGGCCTGGAACGTCGACGAGGCCGAGCACGCGATCCACGCCCTCGCCGAGCACGACCTCGAGTACGTGGAGCAGCCCTGCGCGTCGGTGGAGGAGCTCGCGGAGCTGCGCGAGCGGATCCGCCACCTGGGCGTGCCCGTCGCCGCCGACGAGAGCGTGCGCAAGGCCGAGGACCCGCTGCGGGTCGCGCGGGCCGGCGCCGCCGACCTGCTCGTGATCAAGGCGCAGCCGCTCGGCGGGATCCAGCGCGCGCTGCGGATCACGCGCGACGCCGGCCTGCCCGTGGTGGTCTCCAGCGCGCTCGACACGAGCGTCGGCATCTCGATGGCCGCGCACCTCGCGGCGGCGATCCCCGAGCTGCCGCACGACTGCGGCCTCGGCACGGTGTCGCTGTTCGTCGAGGACGTGACGACCGAGCCGCTCGTGCCGGTCGACGGCCGGATCCCGGTGCGCCGCGTCACGCCCGACGCGCGCCTCCTCGACGCCCAGGCGGCCGACGAGGAGCGCCGCGACTGGTGGCTCGACCGGATCCGCCGCACGCACGCCGTGCTCGCCCGCGACTGA
- a CDS encoding NUDIX hydrolase, with the protein MTSTPDPAGRPVVPVLDDDDDDDLDELDELDADAPGDAARRRGPDERPLRVAALALIRDRRVLMVRVEGQDVLYLPGGKIEPGEGARQALVREAAEEVGLDIDPATIEDLFTVLAEAHGVHAGRLVSMTVYRAEPREGTRQEPVPSGEVAEVELVGSADADRCPPAGQAALERLVALRLID; encoded by the coding sequence GTGACATCGACCCCCGACCCGGCAGGACGACCCGTCGTCCCGGTCCTCGACGACGATGACGACGACGACCTCGACGAGCTGGACGAGCTCGACGCCGACGCTCCGGGTGACGCCGCCCGCCGCCGGGGTCCCGACGAGCGCCCTCTGCGCGTCGCCGCGCTCGCCCTCATCCGCGACCGCCGCGTGCTGATGGTGCGCGTCGAGGGACAGGACGTGCTCTACCTGCCCGGCGGCAAGATCGAGCCCGGCGAGGGGGCGCGGCAGGCGCTCGTGCGGGAGGCCGCCGAGGAGGTGGGGCTCGACATCGACCCCGCCACGATCGAGGACCTCTTCACCGTGCTGGCCGAGGCGCACGGCGTGCACGCGGGGCGCCTCGTGAGCATGACCGTCTACCGCGCGGAGCCGCGGGAGGGCACGCGGCAGGAGCCGGTGCCGTCGGGCGAGGTGGCCGAGGTGGAGCTCGTGGGATCGGCGGACGCGGACCGCTGCCCGCCGGCCGGCCAGGCCGCGCTGGAGCGCCTCGTGGCGCTCCGGCTCATCGACTGA
- a CDS encoding histidine phosphatase family protein, giving the protein MVASRIHLVRHGEVHNPHGILYGRIPGYGLSELGHRMADAAARALEEEGAPVNRVIASPLQRAQESAAPWAERFALEVATDERVIEPTNRFEGSKFPSPARIARSPRLWPLVVDPVKPSWGESYRSIAARMAEAVKAAHRSVPDGDVVIVSHQLPIWMVHLSLAGERLFHDPRQRRCALSSITTVERVGDRFVETGYIDAAAGLAADAVDQGAV; this is encoded by the coding sequence GTGGTCGCCTCACGAATCCATCTCGTCCGTCACGGCGAGGTGCACAACCCGCACGGGATCCTCTACGGACGCATCCCCGGGTACGGCCTCTCCGAGCTCGGCCACCGCATGGCGGACGCCGCGGCGCGCGCGCTCGAGGAGGAGGGCGCTCCCGTCAACCGCGTCATCGCCTCCCCGCTGCAGCGCGCGCAGGAGTCCGCCGCTCCGTGGGCCGAGCGCTTCGCCCTCGAGGTCGCCACCGACGAGCGCGTCATCGAGCCCACCAACCGCTTCGAGGGATCCAAGTTCCCCTCGCCCGCCCGCATCGCCCGCTCGCCGCGCCTCTGGCCGCTCGTCGTCGACCCCGTGAAGCCCAGCTGGGGCGAGTCCTACCGGTCCATCGCCGCGCGCATGGCGGAGGCCGTGAAGGCCGCGCACCGCTCCGTGCCGGACGGCGACGTCGTCATCGTCAGCCACCAGCTGCCCATCTGGATGGTCCACCTCTCCCTCGCGGGCGAGCGCCTCTTCCACGATCCCCGCCAGCGCCGCTGCGCGCTGTCGAGCATCACGACGGTGGAGCGCGTCGGCGACCGCTTCGTCGAGACGGGCTACATCGACGCGGCCGCGGGGCTCGCCGCCGACGCGGTCGACCAGGGGGCGGTGTGA
- the ccsB gene encoding c-type cytochrome biogenesis protein CcsB has protein sequence MNTAMLDDVSLIALLVAMGLYAAAFIAFALDLARRSALVADAATVAARQPSAVGATAARRGGTATIEREPGSSGRDRVASGPDAPVAAGRSLSLNVAMALLVVGFVAHAVATVLRGLAASRVPWANMYEFAMTGTLLILSVYLIVLTRRDLRFLGTFVTGLILILLGVAVVQYRVEVAPLPPSLQSYWLVIHVFVAALGTGFFALAFALSGVQLLQFRRESLAADAQAAKMRFLATLPDSVTLESMAYRLNIVGFIFWTFTLMAGAIWAERAWGRYWGWDTKEVWTFIIWVLYAGYIHARATRGWRGSRSAWLAIIGFSAVMFNFGVVNVFFKGLHTYSGL, from the coding sequence GTGAACACGGCCATGCTCGACGACGTCTCCCTCATCGCGCTCCTCGTCGCGATGGGGCTCTACGCGGCCGCGTTCATCGCGTTCGCCCTCGACCTCGCGCGGCGCTCCGCGCTCGTGGCGGACGCCGCCACCGTCGCGGCCCGCCAGCCCTCCGCGGTCGGCGCCACCGCCGCGCGCCGGGGCGGCACCGCCACCATCGAGCGGGAGCCCGGGTCCTCCGGTCGCGACCGCGTCGCCAGCGGCCCGGACGCGCCCGTCGCCGCCGGCCGCTCCCTGAGCCTCAACGTCGCCATGGCGTTGCTGGTCGTCGGGTTCGTCGCGCACGCGGTCGCCACCGTGCTCCGCGGCCTCGCCGCCTCGCGCGTGCCGTGGGCCAACATGTACGAGTTCGCCATGACGGGCACGCTGCTCATCCTCAGCGTCTACCTCATCGTGCTCACGCGCCGCGACCTGCGCTTCCTCGGCACCTTCGTCACCGGGCTCATCCTCATCCTGCTGGGCGTCGCCGTCGTGCAGTACCGCGTCGAGGTGGCGCCGCTGCCGCCGTCGCTGCAGTCGTACTGGCTCGTGATCCACGTCTTCGTCGCCGCGCTCGGCACGGGCTTCTTCGCCCTCGCCTTCGCGCTCTCGGGCGTGCAGCTGCTGCAGTTCCGGCGCGAGTCGCTCGCGGCCGACGCGCAGGCCGCCAAGATGCGCTTTCTCGCGACGCTGCCCGACTCGGTCACGCTCGAGTCGATGGCCTACCGCCTCAACATCGTGGGCTTCATCTTCTGGACCTTCACGCTCATGGCCGGCGCCATCTGGGCCGAGCGCGCGTGGGGCCGCTACTGGGGGTGGGACACCAAGGAGGTCTGGACCTTCATCATCTGGGTGCTCTACGCCGGGTACATCCACGCGCGGGCCACGCGCGGCTGGCGCGGGTCGCGCTCGGCGTGGCTGGCCATCATCGGGTTCTCCGCCGTCATGTTCAACTTCGGCGTCGTGAACGTGTTCTTCAAGGGCCTGCACACCTACAGCGGGCTGTAG
- the resB gene encoding cytochrome c biogenesis protein ResB has translation MSRPSDHVDSPRQAPREGAPIAQPKLGFVGTLRWFWRQLTSMRTALFLLLMLAFAAIPGSLVPQRSSDPNGVTQFRADNPDLFPVLDKLQVFDTYSSVWFSSIYLLLFISLIGCVVPRAKHHFDALRQAPPKTPARLNRLAGYTTRTTTADPVDAIRQARALLKRQRYRTVLVDDASAAGGVLSVSAERGYLRETGNLVFHSALVGILITVGIGGGFGYSGQKVLVEGQSFVNTLSTFDSFNPGRFFDDSALTPYRVKLNALHVQYEQENPNAIGQPLDFTADVTADVPGGQPQDREVKVNDPLAIGGTDMYLLGNGYAPHVTVRDPAGTVVYSADVPFLPQDAKLTSLGVVKVPDGLREQVGMLGFFYPTQGAEKAPFFSSYPDLDNPLLTLNVYTGDLGIDGGVPTSVYTLDTQNLTQLTGGKTGVQSIELAPGQTTDLPDGLGSVSLDSVPRFVSFDVHHDPTQRWVLLFAILVLGGLLTSLFVPRRRVWVKAVPQADGSTTLEYAGLARGEDPTLEAAVAALADKHVAGLPPAAVSDAEVRLHS, from the coding sequence ATGTCCCGGCCATCTGACCACGTCGACTCCCCGCGGCAGGCGCCGCGCGAGGGGGCGCCCATCGCGCAGCCCAAGCTCGGCTTCGTCGGCACGCTGCGCTGGTTCTGGCGCCAGCTCACGAGCATGCGCACGGCGCTGTTCCTGCTGCTCATGCTCGCGTTCGCCGCGATCCCCGGATCCCTCGTGCCGCAGCGCAGCTCCGACCCGAACGGCGTCACGCAGTTCCGCGCGGACAACCCGGACCTCTTCCCGGTCCTCGACAAGCTCCAGGTGTTCGACACCTACAGCTCGGTGTGGTTCTCCTCGATCTACCTGCTGCTGTTCATCAGCCTCATCGGCTGCGTCGTGCCGCGCGCCAAGCACCACTTCGACGCGCTCCGCCAGGCGCCGCCCAAGACGCCCGCGCGGCTGAACCGCCTCGCCGGGTACACGACGCGCACCACCACGGCGGACCCGGTCGACGCGATCCGCCAGGCACGCGCGCTGCTCAAGCGCCAGCGGTACCGCACGGTGCTCGTCGACGACGCGTCGGCCGCGGGCGGCGTGCTCTCGGTCTCGGCCGAGCGCGGCTACCTGCGCGAGACCGGCAACCTCGTGTTCCACTCCGCGCTCGTGGGGATCCTCATCACGGTCGGGATCGGCGGCGGCTTCGGCTACTCCGGGCAGAAGGTGCTCGTGGAGGGGCAGTCGTTCGTCAACACGCTGTCGACGTTCGACTCGTTCAACCCGGGTCGGTTCTTCGACGACTCGGCGCTCACCCCGTACCGGGTCAAGCTCAACGCGCTGCACGTGCAGTACGAGCAGGAGAACCCGAACGCCATCGGCCAGCCGCTCGACTTCACGGCCGACGTGACCGCCGACGTCCCGGGCGGCCAGCCGCAGGACCGCGAGGTCAAGGTCAACGACCCGCTCGCCATCGGCGGCACCGACATGTACCTGCTCGGCAACGGCTACGCGCCGCACGTGACGGTGCGGGATCCCGCGGGCACGGTCGTCTACAGCGCCGACGTGCCGTTCCTGCCGCAGGACGCGAAGCTCACGTCGCTCGGCGTCGTCAAGGTGCCGGACGGCTTGCGCGAGCAGGTCGGCATGCTCGGCTTCTTCTACCCGACGCAGGGCGCGGAGAAGGCCCCGTTCTTCTCCTCCTACCCGGACCTCGACAACCCGCTGCTGACGCTCAACGTCTACACGGGCGACCTCGGGATCGACGGCGGCGTGCCCACGTCGGTCTACACGCTCGACACGCAGAACCTGACGCAGCTCACCGGCGGGAAGACGGGCGTGCAGTCCATCGAGCTCGCCCCCGGCCAGACCACGGACCTGCCCGACGGCCTCGGCAGCGTGAGCCTCGACTCCGTGCCGCGCTTCGTCTCCTTCGACGTGCACCACGACCCGACGCAGCGCTGGGTGCTGCTGTTCGCGATCCTCGTGCTCGGCGGTCTGCTCACGTCCCTCTTCGTGCCGCGCCGGCGCGTGTGGGTCAAGGCGGTGCCGCAGGCCGACGGATCCACCACCCTCGAGTACGCCGGGCTCGCCCGCGGCGAGGACCCCACGCTGGAGGCCGCGGTCGCGGCGCTGGCGGACAAGCACGTGGCCGGCCTCCCGCCCGCCGCGGTGTCAGATGCAGAAGTTAGGCTCCACTCGTGA
- a CDS encoding GNAT family N-acetyltransferase: MDGDLPALDPVEVRGPVRTARLVLRPFTPDDVVAVEAYAASPGARPHLAGTAADPARMLADRLGWTRLADVGDRLALAIELPAQGQRWARVVGEVHLLLRDPGARQAELGIVLHEDVRGAGLAAEAADRILELAFAEAGVHRVACRVDAADTTALGLAERLGMRREALLVHDRWVRGAWADTVVVALLDVEWAARKSLDGL; this comes from the coding sequence ATGGACGGCGACCTGCCCGCGCTCGACCCGGTCGAGGTGCGCGGTCCCGTCCGCACCGCGCGGCTCGTCCTGCGGCCGTTCACGCCGGACGACGTGGTCGCCGTCGAGGCCTACGCGGCGTCCCCGGGCGCGCGGCCGCACCTCGCCGGGACCGCGGCCGACCCGGCCCGCATGCTCGCCGACCGCCTGGGCTGGACCCGCCTGGCCGACGTCGGCGACCGGCTCGCCCTGGCGATCGAGCTGCCCGCCCAGGGTCAGCGGTGGGCGCGCGTGGTCGGCGAGGTGCACCTGCTGCTGCGCGACCCCGGCGCACGGCAGGCCGAGCTCGGCATCGTCCTGCACGAGGACGTGCGGGGCGCGGGGCTCGCGGCGGAGGCGGCCGACCGGATCCTCGAGCTCGCCTTCGCCGAGGCGGGCGTGCACCGCGTCGCGTGCCGCGTCGACGCGGCGGACACCACCGCGCTCGGGCTGGCCGAGCGCCTGGGAATGCGACGCGAGGCCCTCCTCGTGCACGATCGATGGGTGCGCGGAGCCTGGGCCGATACCGTGGTCGTCGCCCTGCTTGACGTGGAGTGGGCGGCTCGCAAGAGCCTCGACGGACTGTAG